The DNA window tatattttgatagaactaaaaaaaattggagtATATAAGTTAATTACTATATATTTGTACAAATAATTTACTGGAAAAACTCGAAAAAAGCCAAGGTtaaaattcaagtttaattaatttggtttggtttataaatttaaaaaatttaacacaaataatttaatttgatatttgaaaaaactGAACCAACCCAGACACGTACCCCTAAAGAGACAAACGTAATTGTTACAAGTTAAATGCATAGGAAGAGTAGCAACTATATTTACCAAATAATTTATATCTATCCCTTATCCGACATTACAACTAAATAAAGATTGTTTGATTCCAAGTTTATATCTCTTTTTTTAATGGACTATCAACTAATGGCAAGTCAATGTTAAACATTGTATGCATACAAATTCTCTTCTAAGAGTGTGATATTATTTCATTCATATGCCCTAAAAATTGTGATTTATTATGAATGTTTGAGGGGTCATCTTTCTTAAAAAGTGAAGGCACATAAGTAATGTAAACTAAGTGATATATTCAACTTCTTACTTGATGATAtgattgtaattattttttctatctattAATTGAAGAGTCAATTCTAGAGGCAATGTTGTCTTGATTTGAATTATTCAAGGCACTTTGTATGAGAGTTGCTTGCATGTTAAAGAAGTCTTAGTAATCTAGCTTGgtgaaattaatctatcaaaCTTGCATAGGCAAGTGAGGGTTAAGTTAGAAGTGTTGGTGGTGATTGTGATATTGGACTAGTATACatttaatttttactattattttcttcacatttactttgttttaagaataattttaccgagtactattttttttttatatccaattccaattttttattacttatgTAAGGTGTTTTGAGACATAGGCAAAAAGAGCTAAAAAAATCAGATTAAGTTTGgagaaatattataaatacatCTCCTTAGTCATTTTTAGCAGCGGgcgaatattttaaaaaatatagcaaGAATAAAGTCTCAACTCTTCTAAGATTACTTCTTTGTCTCGTTTCTTAGTATGATTTCTAGTCTTTTACTTGAATCCTAGCGTTATAATTGAATTTTGAGTATATAAAAGCCCTATTTAAGATTATGGTCATAGTATAAACATTgtagtttatatatatagattgttAATATGGATTCTACCATTACGTTTTGTTCTTTTAATCTTATgcttattattatatattatattgctTCACGACCAATaagataaattaaataattgattGCTTGTAGAAGTCGAGAGACAGAAAATGAGAATAGAACGTGGAGACATACTTATtatgtcctacttgcctaaaatacaaaaagatatataaatGCTTCAGATTAGTTGACTATCCTCACTCAACAATGTAGTTAGAATTTTAATCTTGATAGACATTTAGACGATCAAGAGACCATGACCATAATATCAACCATGTGACTCAATAATTCGATAAATATCTTAAATTAGCTTAACTATATGTAAATATGTTGGAATTGGATATAAGTCAAACTATAAAcgaaagatatttttatttctatcacatagtttaaggacatttttaaccttttttccctttaattaattattttcattagttAAAGAGGGATTAATTCTTAGCAATCAGCTCCTAAGAAATCACTCATAAAGAAAGCAGTAGAATCACCGCTTTGTAATGAAATGNTAAATATGTTGGGATTATGTAAACGCCTAACCCTAGGTCCTAATATATCTATGAACAACTTTAAcaatttaatcatttttaatattcttgatttagtataattttattaaaataaacaaacaaccACTTTTCTtgaaattggaaaacatttgtTACTATAATCTTAGTAACATCAATCAAGAATTTGTTAGCGCTTTAAGTCCCTATGAGGTTCGACATCCTGATTGTTTACTTTCACTTTATTATTTGTGACTATGTACACTTACATGTGTGTTGAGAGACAACAAGACCCCGAATGTTACTCTTCTCATTCTTAATGTCATTTAATTAAGGGAAAAAGGGTTAGAAATGTCCTTAAACTATgcgaaaggaacaaaaatgtcttttatttgtaatttggTCCAAAAATACTCTTGCCATCAATACTATgatccaaaaatacccttattgttatttaataggTTAGAAATgttcattttccaaataaattatactacttactttcttttttaacacattcttttttctaataatatttttttaaaggaaaaaaggacaaatataccccggactatcgtaaatggtatgcagataccctccgtcatatttttgggacattggtgtccctaccgtccaaaaactagagcatatatgacTTTCACTTTAACGGAAGattaaatagggacacgtggcacaatcttatccgtcaatccgatatttaataaatatcggGCTGGtagataagattatgacacgtgtatgtccgttagtataaaagggtatatatgctctagtttttggatggcaGGGGCACTAATGTCCctaaagtatgacggagggtatttgCATGCTATTTGAtagtttgggggtatatttgtcctttttcctttttttaaattaggaaatgttatcttacttcaattcagaaaaaaacaaaaaatgaaaaaatttcttatttttttataatattttttatcgttatataaatataaattaatgatggatattatgatattttatatatggCATATATTATATGTCGAAAGGATATATgaaattattctattttaattgataaaatgagattaaaaagaagaaaaaaaagtatttcctacattttaatttgttgaagtgatttagatgtgtttaaaaaggggaaaaatatatttattcagaAAAAATTATTCTCGACTCATTTAGTAACTATAAGGGCATTTCTAAATCAAAGTATCGACgacaatgacatttttgaaCCAATATTAACTAACGATAAGAGCGTTTTTAAGTCAAACTATaaacgaaaaatatttttatttctttcacatagtttaaggacatttttaaccttttttccctttaattaattattttcattagttAAAGAGGGATTAATTCTTAGCAATCAGCTCCTAAGAAATCACTCATAAAGAAAGCAGTAGAATCACCGCTTtgtaatgaaatgaaatgatagtgaatatttaattatattaagaGGATAAAACATGGTCCCTCAGACTTTAATAAGCAATTAGTAGCATACTTTAATTAGCTTTGACAAAACAAATACCCTTAACCGGTATTCAACtctcactttcttcttcttcatcatctctcccttttttcttcttctttgaattCATTTTCACGCAAGAACCCACTTTTTGACCTTCATCGTACAAATTATACATCCAGTGAGCCATAGGAAAATGAGATACAGAAAGGGTAAATGTGATCTAATGTATGTAATTGAAGGACTACTCTTTCTGAGCAGTTGGGTAATGGTAGTAAATGGGTCGATCCATGAGTACAAAGATGAAGCTTTCATTCCTCGTTtcaattcatttttctttcatggTGGTAGTGAAGGTCTTTATGCTTCTAAGGTTCAAGATTCCCCTCTTCTCGTTTCTGATGAcagtaataacaataacaataaacccATTAATGGAAAATCCTTTATCAGGTACCAAAATTCAGTACCCTTTTGTTTTTCCAGTTCTACATTTGATTTTAAAGGTATTCTGGTGTTTGGTGAATTTTTTTCTGAGCTATTTGAAGAAATTATTGTAGTCTTGTAAGTTGTAGATGTGGgtgtgatattaaattaaagatggCTAGGGAACAATGTGAATCTTATTTGTTTTGTCAAGATTTGAAAAGGGTATTCACAACATGGGTGATGGTTTTTGAATGCTATTTTACAATGTGAAGGAGTTAGGTAGATGAATTTATTCTGCAGAATTATGTCCAATCAAATCTTTTTAGTGTGCTAGAGGAAGTAGAatgcaacaacaataacatacccagtgtatTCACAAGTGGGGTTTGGATAGAGCCATGTGTTGAAGCCTTAACCCTGCCTTGTGAAGgtggtagagaggttgttttcaatAGACGTTTGattcaagtaaaacatatcaaaatcaagaatgtaaaagtaaaaagtaaGTAATGCTGACAATAATGTAGATGAGAGCACTAGTAGCTAAATAATAAGATAACAGAGGCAACTGAAACAACAGGAAGTAATAAAGAGAGTATGCAAAGAGTGAAATAcataaagttatgttttttaAGCATTTGGTGGGGGTAAATGTTCTCCATGGAGATTGTTttcttaaagaaatattttaccaCCCTATCATCATAAGGTAGGGGTGAGGTTTGCGTACACACTACCCCACCGAGACCCTGCCTATGGGATTTTACTGggtttattgttgttgttgaaatcgATTTATGGATTAATTTCAGTTTTGGTTGCACAGAAAAATTGGTGAAACATAATAATCCTACAAGATGTAGGATTTGTACCAGGACAgtgttttgatgaaattttctATGATTAAAGATTGACAAAAAACGTCTTGGTGGAATAAGTCATGGAGAAGTTCAGATATTTCCGAATAGATAAAAATTTCAATGTGTTCTCCAGAAATAAAATGTTTTGATGTTTGTCTTTGCATAACcaagttcttttttattttatttttcattagcTAATGCATATATTGGGTATTGATGGTGTGTGATTCATAAATAGAATCCAAAATATGTAATGAATAACTTCAGTGACTCATGGATGCCATCTATAATGATTTCAGGTTTGAGTCAATCATCTTTAGAAGAACAAAGGAGGCTGCAAATAAGCAAAATGAGATGCAGCAGAGTACTGGAGTTGTTGAAGCCATAATACTGGAGGTCAAAGACAGGAACGAAATTGGGGGTTCCTATCTGAATTCTGATGCAATATGCTGCACCCCGGCTCTTGCCAAAGATGGATCCTGCAAGGTAGGAGAGGTTATAATCCATCAAGATCCTGAGAACCCTGGGTGGCCAAAACGGATTCAGACGTCCTTTGAGGGaaacaatgaagaagctaaTATGGTATTCAATAATGTTCAGATCAACAAGACTGGAATGTATTATCTCTATTTTATGTTCTGCAATCCGGAACTCAAGGGCACATTAATTAGTGGTAGAACTGTTTGGAGAAACCCAGAAGGCTATCTACCTGGGAAGATGGCACCACTGATGACATTTTACGGTTTGATGTCTCTAGCATACCTCATTCTTGGTCTCTTGTGGTTTTTACGGTTTGTGCAACATTGGAAGGATATAATACAATTGCACTATCACATTACTGCCGTGATTGGTCTTGGAATGTGTGAAATGGCTCTTTGGTATTTTGAATATGCAAATTTTAATGCTACAGGAAGCAGGCCAATGGGAATCACCATGTGGGCTGTTACCTTCAGTGCTATCAAGAAGACTGTCTCACGTTTACTTCTTCTAGTGGTATCGATGGGCTATGGTGTTGTAAGACCCACACTGGGAGGTATAACCTCAAAGGTACTTCTTTTGGGTGTGGTATACTTTCTAGCTTCTGAAGCCTTGGAGCTGGTTGAACATTTGGGTAATATCAATGACTTCTCTGGAAAAGCGAGAATCTTTTTGGTGTTACCTGTTGCTTTATTAGATTCCTGCTTCATCGTATGGATATTTTCCTCATTGTCCAAAACATTAGAGAAGCTTCAGGTGATGACGACTTTCCTTCTCTTTATTCTAGCAGTCATAGATTGGTGAAAAAGTACTAGTCACAAAAATAAGATGGTTGATCAGTTTTAccttcttaaaaaataattaaataaacaaaggATGGTTGATCATCTATTTACTGTCAGATTTCGCGCTTTCCCAATCTCTTCTTTGCTCAAAGGAAAATATTGCATtttcatcataatcatattctttctctttttattgtttggtgGAGGTAACTGATTCCTTTGAACTCTGGCTGGTAGACATGGAGAACTGCACCAATAGAACCAATAATAGTCCATCACACTCTTTTTAACTCTTCTTAACGCGTAGGAGAAGGTTTACATGATTGTCAACTgttttaagttgttttgtaatttcTTTGACTGGAAAGTGTTATTGATCTTCTTCAATGTGAGAGGACAACAACTCACACATCCTTGTATGTAAACTGAAAGCTTCCTTTTTGCCCATATGGACCTCAGGTTCGGAGAAGCCTTGCCAAGCTTGAACTGTACCGAAAATTTACCAATTCTCTAGCTGTTTCAGTTCTTCTCTCTGTTGCTTGGATTGGCTATGAGGTATCTTTTATGGttctgtttcttcttctttccacAATATTTTAAGTCTCCCTGTATCTGGAAGTTTCTCTAAGTACTTACTGTATTATGCAACAATGCATATCTTGTGCTGTTGATGATTTCCTCCAAAAGTTTCGCTCTGCATCTCTTCATGTCATATCACTGTGTttgagttttcttgatttctctaCGAATGCTAATTTCCTTGTTTATTCAGCTGTACTTTAATGCAAGTGATCCATTGAGTGAGTTGTGGCGAAGAGCCTGGATTATACCTGCTTTCTGGACATTACTAGCATACTTGCTTTTATGGGTAATATGCATTCTCTGGGCTCCTTCGAATAACCCAACCAGGTGAACATCCTTACCCCTTCCTTTTATTGCCAATATAATTAGTATTGCTTCTATTGATACTGTCTGATGATTACTGTAAAGAAATGAGGATTAAAACCTACTTCCAGTCATAGAAAGATCTAAACGTGCATTGGTGATGGCTACTGATACCatttataaaggaaaagaatgGTACCTATTCATGATTAACTGTGATTTGATGCTGCAAAGTGAGTCTTTGGGCTACTGGGGAAGATGGCATGCACTATTCATTATCAATGACTATAAGAGATCTATATTGAGTTGAGGATAGGAAGACAAAGTGCTCAAGAGTGACAAAAATTCTTG is part of the Solanum stenotomum isolate F172 chromosome 8, ASM1918654v1, whole genome shotgun sequence genome and encodes:
- the LOC125873234 gene encoding uncharacterized protein LOC125873234 yields the protein MRYRKGKCDLMYVIEGLLFLSSWVMVVNGSIHEYKDEAFIPRFNSFFFHGGSEGLYASKVQDSPLLVSDDSNNNNNKPINGKSFIRFESIIFRRTKEAANKQNEMQQSTGVVEAIILEVKDRNEIGGSYLNSDAICCTPALAKDGSCKVGEVIIHQDPENPGWPKRIQTSFEGNNEEANMVFNNVQINKTGMYYLYFMFCNPELKGTLISGRTVWRNPEGYLPGKMAPLMTFYGLMSLAYLILGLLWFLRFVQHWKDIIQLHYHITAVIGLGMCEMALWYFEYANFNATGSRPMGITMWAVTFSAIKKTVSRLLLLVVSMGYGVVRPTLGGITSKVLLLGVVYFLASEALELVEHLGNINDFSGKARIFLVLPVALLDSCFIVWIFSSLSKTLEKLQVRRSLAKLELYRKFTNSLAVSVLLSVAWIGYELYFNASDPLSELWRRAWIIPAFWTLLAYLLLWVICILWAPSNNPTRYAYSGEALDDEEEGLSLTGSSVIVGGDLSKLDRKERKASITADHVFGLGEVVLEEDKRE